In Virgibacillus sp. NKC19-16, a single genomic region encodes these proteins:
- a CDS encoding sensor histidine kinase — protein MQSWYHIIPKNTGLSAYAWIIFCVLPFYFVFRSSGIWEIIFGIVMILLFFTIYRVSFLSQEWTWTVYLSVSLNMVISIVMTVLLGYVYFALFLAFYIGNIQHKGGFVALYVVHLVTTIGAVSVGFFTQNEYFLSQLPFIIIAVIGVILLPFTLYNRNKRERLEDQLKDANEKISQLVVVEERHRIARDLHDTLGQKLSLIGLKSDLAGKLVEAKPETVKSELHDIHQTARTALKEVREMVSDMKGEKLKDEMIRIQQILQAAQIEFHLEGNPELKYTPLLTENVLSMCLKEAVTNVVKHSQAASCKVSIIQSPTALILQVKDDGIGIPDQITFKENGLQGIKERLEFVNGSLGLDASNGTTLTIQVPQVIQQMEKGALS, from the coding sequence ATGCAAAGCTGGTATCACATCATCCCGAAAAACACCGGGCTCAGCGCCTATGCCTGGATTATATTTTGTGTTTTGCCATTCTATTTCGTCTTTCGTTCGTCAGGAATTTGGGAAATTATTTTCGGTATTGTGATGATTTTATTATTTTTCACGATATACAGGGTCTCCTTTCTTTCCCAAGAATGGACATGGACGGTATATTTATCGGTGAGCTTAAATATGGTAATAAGCATCGTGATGACAGTGCTTCTCGGCTATGTCTATTTTGCGTTGTTTTTAGCCTTTTACATCGGGAATATTCAGCATAAAGGTGGTTTCGTCGCCCTGTACGTGGTTCATCTTGTCACGACGATCGGTGCTGTCAGTGTCGGTTTTTTTACACAGAATGAATATTTCCTATCTCAGTTGCCATTTATCATCATTGCTGTAATCGGTGTTATTCTGCTGCCGTTTACATTATATAATCGGAATAAGCGAGAGAGGCTGGAGGATCAATTAAAGGATGCAAATGAAAAAATTTCCCAATTGGTCGTTGTGGAGGAACGGCATCGGATTGCGCGCGACCTGCATGACACATTGGGGCAAAAGCTTTCCCTCATTGGTTTGAAAAGTGATTTGGCCGGAAAATTAGTGGAAGCAAAACCGGAAACAGTCAAATCGGAACTGCATGATATCCACCAGACGGCAAGAACAGCGTTAAAAGAAGTGCGTGAAATGGTTTCAGATATGAAAGGGGAAAAATTGAAGGATGAAATGATCCGTATCCAGCAAATCCTGCAGGCTGCACAGATCGAATTCCATTTAGAAGGAAATCCGGAGCTTAAATATACGCCACTGCTAACTGAAAATGTGCTTAGCATGTGTTTAAAAGAGGCTGTCACAAATGTTGTCAAGCACAGTCAGGCCGCAAGTTGCAAGGTATCGATTATACAATCTCCTACAGCGCTGATTCTCCAAGTGAAGGATGATGGAATTGGTATCCCTGATCAAATAACGTTTAAGGAAAATGGCCTTCAAGGTATAAAAGAACGCCTGGAATTTGTGAACGGAAGCTTAGGCCTAGATGCTTCAAATGGCACAACCCTGACAATTCAGGTACCGCAAGTTATTCAACAAATGGAGAAGGGGGCATTGTCGTGA
- a CDS encoding regulatory YrvL family protein encodes MPEHKNNSFRDMNKKEKAATVAGIALLIIFVVGFVLGIYFFGITGIFMLLGVEYESIWSLIVFVVSYVILGVIVELFSKPIFKLLVKNIKGKIEILWTRLSIEGATNWMVLFTVDEFMQSITLSLETEIIAALIIAVIEMVFDRDKEWHNRN; translated from the coding sequence ATGCCTGAACATAAAAATAATTCATTTCGTGATATGAATAAAAAAGAAAAAGCGGCAACAGTTGCTGGAATAGCGCTTCTCATCATCTTTGTGGTTGGCTTTGTATTGGGGATTTATTTTTTTGGAATAACGGGGATCTTTATGCTGCTCGGCGTTGAGTATGAATCTATTTGGTCATTGATTGTTTTTGTTGTCAGTTACGTGATTTTAGGCGTCATCGTCGAACTGTTTTCCAAACCAATTTTCAAGCTGCTCGTCAAAAATATAAAAGGGAAAATAGAGATACTTTGGACCAGACTCAGCATTGAAGGCGCAACGAACTGGATGGTCTTGTTCACAGTGGATGAGTTTATGCAAAGCATTACACTTTCCCTGGAAACAGAGATTATTGCTGCATTGATAATTGCCGTAATAGAAATGGTTTTTGATCGTGATAAGGAGTGGCACAATAGGAATTGA
- a CDS encoding NAD(P)/FAD-dependent oxidoreductase, whose protein sequence is MKRLVILGGGYGGLNILTGLLNHQLPEDIHITIIDRNPYHSVKTEFYTIAAGTSAETDVRVSFPDDKRVNYAYGEITKIDTENQQILVREQSYPILYDYLVIGLGCEDDYHGVEGAAEFTHSVQTFAKARRTGLAVGNLDAYGKVTIVGAGLSGIEVASEIRESRKDLNIRLLDRGESVLKAFDTKIQEYVQDWFVKNDVDVFHRSSVEYVEKQGVCNKGVCYIDDVTIWTAGVRPNYLVRELPLEKDEQEKIVVNDYYQVPGQENIYVVGDCASSVHSPSAQLAGQQGEQVAEVLLAVLQDKKPAKPKEIKLKGTLGSLGKSDGFGNMMQKSVTGYLPRLAKSGVLWLNKRH, encoded by the coding sequence ATGAAAAGATTAGTCATTTTAGGTGGGGGTTATGGTGGGCTTAATATTTTGACGGGATTACTGAACCATCAGCTGCCTGAGGACATACATATTACAATTATTGATCGAAATCCATACCATTCCGTGAAAACAGAATTTTATACGATTGCGGCAGGAACCTCAGCGGAAACGGATGTACGCGTGAGTTTTCCCGATGATAAACGAGTGAACTATGCTTATGGAGAAATCACAAAAATTGATACCGAAAATCAGCAAATTTTGGTGAGAGAACAGAGCTATCCGATTCTTTATGATTACCTGGTGATTGGACTGGGATGTGAGGATGATTATCACGGAGTTGAAGGTGCAGCGGAATTCACACATAGTGTACAAACATTCGCCAAAGCCAGGAGGACGGGTCTTGCAGTGGGGAATCTAGATGCCTATGGAAAAGTTACCATCGTTGGTGCAGGCCTGAGCGGTATCGAAGTCGCTTCTGAAATTAGGGAAAGTAGAAAAGATCTAAATATCAGACTACTGGACCGGGGGGAATCTGTATTAAAGGCATTTGATACAAAAATTCAGGAGTACGTGCAGGATTGGTTTGTAAAAAATGATGTTGACGTCTTCCACCGCTCCAGCGTGGAATATGTAGAGAAGCAAGGCGTTTGCAACAAAGGTGTATGTTACATAGATGATGTCACGATTTGGACAGCAGGCGTACGACCGAATTATTTAGTAAGGGAATTGCCACTTGAAAAAGACGAGCAAGAAAAAATTGTGGTGAATGATTATTACCAAGTACCAGGACAAGAAAATATCTATGTGGTTGGCGACTGTGCTTCATCTGTTCATTCACCGAGCGCACAACTAGCAGGACAGCAGGGGGAACAAGTCGCTGAGGTGTTGCTGGCTGTATTGCAAGATAAAAAGCCAGCGAAGCCAAAAGAAATAAAACTTAAAGGAACACTCGGATCCTTAGGAAAGTCAGATGGGTTTGGAAACATGATGCAAAAATCAGTAACAGGATACCTGCCTCGGCTGGCCAAGTCCGGTGTACTTTGGTTGAATAAGCGGCATTAA
- the chrA gene encoding chromate efflux transporter: protein MNNKLKTWLEILIVSTRLGLTSFGGPIAHLGYFHEEYIRRRKWMDEKGYADLVALCQFLPGPASSQVGIGIGIMRGGIVGGMISFLGFTLPSVIALIIFASLLHTFNIADAGWINGLKIVAVVVVAHAVLGMAKKLTPDLQRKTIALFALIVTLLWQTAYTQIGVILLAGVVGFLVYRQHTQQEEQVVSHFPISRRIGYISLTLFFGLLIFLPILRNLTSVEWVALFDSFYRSGSLVFGGGHVVLPLLEQEFVPAGWLSEQEFLAGYGAAQAVPGPLFTFAAYIGAVINGWQGGLFATFAIFLPAFLLILGTLPFWDALRSNPKIKGALIGVNASVVGILIAALYNPIWTSSIHEPIDFALAAILFSMLVYWKLPPWVIVVTGALGGLLIAYI, encoded by the coding sequence ATGAATAATAAATTGAAAACATGGCTGGAAATCTTAATTGTTTCTACCAGACTTGGATTAACTTCATTTGGTGGACCTATAGCACATTTAGGATATTTTCACGAAGAATATATCCGCAGACGAAAGTGGATGGACGAAAAGGGGTACGCAGATTTAGTTGCGCTCTGTCAGTTTCTGCCTGGCCCTGCCAGCAGTCAGGTTGGAATTGGCATCGGTATTATGCGTGGGGGCATAGTTGGAGGAATGATCTCCTTTCTAGGCTTTACACTGCCATCTGTTATTGCACTTATTATATTCGCTTCCCTTCTTCATACGTTCAATATAGCAGATGCAGGATGGATAAATGGATTGAAGATAGTTGCTGTCGTCGTTGTTGCCCATGCAGTCCTGGGTATGGCCAAAAAACTAACGCCTGACTTGCAACGAAAAACAATTGCTTTATTTGCTTTGATAGTTACGTTACTATGGCAAACAGCTTACACCCAGATTGGTGTCATCTTACTGGCGGGGGTTGTCGGTTTTCTTGTTTATCGCCAGCACACCCAACAAGAAGAACAAGTCGTTTCCCATTTTCCGATTTCACGTCGTATAGGTTATATTAGTTTAACGTTATTTTTTGGATTACTAATATTTCTTCCTATATTACGAAATCTTACATCCGTCGAATGGGTTGCCTTATTTGATAGTTTTTATCGCTCCGGTTCGCTTGTATTTGGTGGAGGTCATGTCGTCCTGCCTTTACTGGAACAGGAATTTGTTCCTGCAGGTTGGCTTAGTGAACAGGAATTTCTAGCAGGATACGGCGCCGCTCAAGCAGTTCCCGGACCATTATTTACATTTGCAGCATATATTGGTGCAGTCATTAACGGCTGGCAAGGCGGTCTATTTGCGACCTTTGCCATCTTCCTGCCTGCATTCCTTCTCATACTAGGCACACTGCCATTTTGGGACGCTCTGCGCAGTAACCCGAAAATCAAAGGTGCATTAATCGGGGTAAATGCTTCCGTTGTAGGTATCTTAATCGCTGCACTTTACAACCCAATTTGGACCAGTTCGATTCATGAGCCAATTGATTTTGCACTGGCAGCAATTTTATTCAGTATGTTGGTTTATTGGAAGCTTCCGCCATGGGTTATTGTGGTGACAGGTGCTTTGGGTGGGTTGTTGATAGCTTATATATAG
- a CDS encoding nucleotidyltransferase family protein, with translation MMDILLSAKSLNLPDWWICAGFVRSKIWDTLHNFSERTPLPDIDVIYFEPENSNEFEEKKLEEMLRILIPDTPWSVKNEARMHINNNIHPYTSSVDAISKFPETATALGVRLDEKDNVILIAPYGISDLVHLEVKPTPFFTEDKQRLHIYEDRITKKNWKSTWNKLKVFHTDTSD, from the coding sequence ATGATGGATATATTACTATCCGCAAAATCATTGAATTTACCTGATTGGTGGATATGCGCTGGATTTGTTCGTTCAAAAATATGGGATACATTACATAATTTTAGTGAAAGAACACCGCTTCCGGATATTGATGTCATTTATTTTGAACCTGAAAATAGTAATGAATTTGAGGAAAAGAAACTTGAAGAAATGCTTAGGATTCTTATCCCTGACACTCCCTGGTCTGTGAAAAATGAAGCAAGAATGCATATTAATAACAATATCCACCCTTATACCTCTTCCGTTGATGCTATTTCTAAGTTTCCAGAAACAGCGACAGCTTTAGGAGTAAGATTAGATGAAAAAGATAACGTGATTTTAATAGCTCCTTATGGAATTAGCGATCTTGTCCATTTAGAGGTGAAGCCTACCCCATTTTTTACAGAGGATAAACAACGTCTGCATATTTACGAAGACCGCATAACAAAAAAGAATTGGAAATCGACTTGGAATAAACTAAAAGTGTTTCATACCGATACTTCTGATTAG
- a CDS encoding PadR family transcriptional regulator, whose translation MEDKILRKLFLGFIQIHILHHAKEHPIYGAWMHEELEGHGYEISAGTLYPILHNMESDGLLLKEERNVDGKIRKYYTATSKGEEILEQARAKAYELFKEIKD comes from the coding sequence CTGGAAGACAAAATATTAAGAAAGCTCTTCTTAGGATTCATACAAATACACATCCTGCATCACGCAAAGGAGCACCCTATCTATGGTGCTTGGATGCATGAAGAGCTAGAGGGGCACGGATATGAAATCAGCGCAGGGACACTATATCCAATCCTTCACAATATGGAATCAGACGGACTTTTGCTGAAAGAAGAGCGAAACGTAGATGGGAAAATAAGAAAGTATTATACAGCAACGAGCAAAGGGGAAGAAATTCTTGAACAAGCCCGGGCAAAGGCGTATGAATTATTTAAAGAGATAAAAGATTAG
- a CDS encoding response regulator transcription factor: MIRIVIAEDQRMLLGALGSILDLEEDMEVVGKARNGEEALDAVKREQPDICIMDIEMPLKSGLEAAEELKDDACKVIVLTTFARTGYFERARGAGVSGYLLKDSPSEELASSIRTIMDGRRIYAPELVDMAFDYGSPLTSREEQVIKLIADGKTTKEIANELFITNGTVRNYVSVILDKLDVSNRIEAISKFKENGWFK; encoded by the coding sequence GTGATTCGCATCGTAATTGCTGAAGACCAGCGCATGCTGCTTGGCGCGCTTGGATCTATACTTGATTTGGAAGAAGATATGGAAGTGGTCGGAAAAGCCAGGAACGGGGAAGAAGCATTGGACGCTGTGAAACGAGAACAGCCTGACATATGCATCATGGACATTGAAATGCCACTCAAAAGCGGACTTGAAGCAGCAGAGGAATTAAAGGATGATGCTTGTAAAGTAATTGTGCTGACTACATTTGCACGTACAGGATATTTTGAACGTGCAAGAGGAGCCGGGGTAAGTGGCTACCTGCTTAAAGACAGTCCAAGTGAAGAGTTGGCCAGTTCTATACGTACGATTATGGATGGCCGGCGCATTTACGCACCGGAATTGGTAGATATGGCATTTGATTATGGAAGCCCGTTGACTAGCCGGGAGGAGCAGGTTATTAAGCTTATTGCTGATGGCAAAACGACAAAAGAAATTGCAAACGAGCTTTTTATCACAAATGGTACTGTTCGCAACTATGTATCCGTGATTTTGGATAAGTTGGATGTGAGCAACCGGATTGAGGCCATCTCAAAGTTTAAGGAGAACGGGTGGTTTAAGTGA
- a CDS encoding ASCH domain-containing protein has protein sequence MSNDSINKMWEDYRKMNPIAPKDYEAWAFGDSKEMADELAKLVLEGTKTATASNYNLYELDNEELPYVGLHNIILDGDGKAVAIAETVSVEVVPFDEVTAEFAYLEGEGDRTLDYWREVHEAFFKKEFHHIDQEFHDKIPVVCERFKLLYKK, from the coding sequence ATGAGCAATGATTCGATTAACAAAATGTGGGAAGATTATCGAAAAATGAACCCAATTGCACCGAAAGATTATGAAGCTTGGGCATTTGGTGATTCAAAGGAAATGGCTGATGAGCTTGCAAAATTAGTGTTAGAAGGAACGAAAACAGCAACAGCGTCAAATTATAATTTATATGAATTAGATAATGAGGAATTACCATACGTCGGTCTTCACAATATTATCCTCGATGGGGATGGGAAAGCTGTTGCAATAGCAGAAACTGTATCAGTAGAAGTGGTTCCTTTTGATGAAGTTACGGCAGAATTCGCGTATTTGGAAGGTGAAGGTGATCGTACATTAGATTATTGGCGCGAAGTTCACGAAGCCTTCTTTAAAAAAGAATTTCATCATATAGATCAGGAGTTTCATGACAAAATCCCTGTTGTTTGTGAAAGGTTTAAGCTGTTATATAAAAAGTAA
- a CDS encoding fatty acid desaturase, with amino-acid sequence MSKQKQAQLRKSVIPFASSDHRMSIIQLINTIIPLFLIWFLAYQSLSISVWLTVALAVVASGFVVRTFIIFHDCTHGSFFKSSKANRVVGTITGIITLFAFDKWKRSHAIHHATSSNLDKRGTGDVWVMTVDEYVAASFWGRLAYRLYRTPIVMFGLGPIYLFLISNRFNRKGAKRKERMNTYLINGSVAIIYGLLIWAIGWQAFLIIQLPILFVAGAAGIWLFYVQHQFEDSYFENEDEWDFVKAAVDGSSYYKLPKVMEWLTGSIGYHHVHHLSPRVPNYNLEKAHESTPPLQQATTITLASSLKSIRFRLYDEANKSFVSFSEVKDLLRKRNLNLDLGEQKSSFQEK; translated from the coding sequence ATGAGTAAACAAAAACAGGCGCAATTGAGAAAAAGTGTCATCCCGTTTGCAAGTTCAGATCATCGGATGAGCATCATACAACTGATCAATACGATCATCCCGCTTTTCCTGATTTGGTTTCTTGCATACCAAAGCTTGTCCATTTCCGTATGGCTAACCGTTGCATTAGCAGTCGTTGCTTCCGGATTTGTCGTTCGGACATTCATTATTTTCCATGATTGCACGCACGGGTCATTTTTCAAAAGCAGTAAAGCGAACCGGGTTGTCGGTACGATTACGGGGATTATTACTTTATTTGCTTTTGACAAATGGAAACGAAGCCATGCGATCCATCATGCAACGAGCAGCAACTTGGACAAGCGCGGCACGGGAGATGTATGGGTGATGACGGTGGATGAATATGTTGCTGCATCCTTTTGGGGCAGGCTAGCATATCGCTTGTACCGGACTCCTATTGTTATGTTTGGTCTAGGCCCGATTTACCTTTTCCTGATTTCTAATCGATTTAATCGAAAAGGGGCAAAACGGAAAGAACGCATGAATACGTATTTGATCAATGGTTCTGTCGCTATTATTTATGGACTGCTGATTTGGGCAATCGGCTGGCAGGCATTTTTGATCATTCAGCTGCCGATTCTGTTTGTCGCAGGTGCCGCTGGAATATGGTTATTTTACGTTCAGCACCAGTTTGAGGATTCTTATTTTGAAAATGAGGATGAGTGGGATTTTGTAAAAGCTGCGGTTGATGGAAGTTCCTATTATAAGCTTCCGAAAGTAATGGAATGGCTGACAGGCAGCATTGGCTACCATCACGTGCATCACCTGAGTCCGAGGGTTCCGAACTATAATCTAGAGAAGGCACATGAATCCACGCCGCCACTACAACAGGCAACAACGATTACGCTTGCTTCCAGTTTAAAATCGATTCGTTTCAGGCTTTATGATGAAGCTAATAAATCGTTTGTAAGTTTTTCAGAGGTTAAGGATCTGCTGAGAAAAAGAAATTTGAACCTGGATCTGGGCGAACAAAAGTCAAGCTTTCAGGAAAAATAA
- a CDS encoding GNAT family N-acetyltransferase: MDINLQKMNAVEFQQYHSYAIKNFANEQMKSGNWEQHEAMIKAKQEYEKLLPAGEKTVHNYLFTIRDGDQEVGMIWLTQRTNEKGFIYDINIWKGNQGKGYGKQAMKEIETVAKKIGLVSIGLHVFGHNKIAWSLYEKLGYIETNINMEKML; encoded by the coding sequence ATGGACATTAATTTACAAAAAATGAATGCTGTTGAATTTCAGCAATATCATAGTTATGCAATTAAAAACTTTGCAAACGAACAAATGAAGTCTGGTAATTGGGAACAACACGAGGCAATGATCAAGGCAAAACAAGAATATGAAAAGCTCTTACCTGCAGGAGAGAAAACGGTACACAACTATTTATTTACTATTCGTGACGGTGATCAAGAAGTTGGTATGATTTGGCTCACGCAACGAACAAATGAAAAAGGGTTTATTTATGACATCAATATTTGGAAAGGCAACCAGGGTAAGGGTTACGGTAAGCAAGCAATGAAGGAAATTGAAACCGTAGCTAAAAAGATAGGATTGGTAAGTATAGGGCTTCACGTCTTCGGCCACAACAAAATAGCATGGTCCTTATATGAGAAATTAGGGTACATCGAAACGAATATAAATATGGAGAAGATGTTATAA